From Desulfosalsimonas propionicica, the proteins below share one genomic window:
- a CDS encoding YcgN family cysteine cluster protein, with amino-acid sequence MNKKFWQYKTFSEMSSAEWEALCDGCGRCCLHKLEDVDTGEIAYTSVACRFLEISKCRCTAYEHRKSARKECLCLTPENICEMTWLPKTCAYRMLFERRDLASWHPLVTGDPESVHTAGISVRNKAIPEDWINPDDLETYVIEQDLAESPGNLRKNQCNNPCLKK; translated from the coding sequence ATGAACAAAAAATTCTGGCAATACAAAACATTTTCAGAAATGAGTTCTGCGGAGTGGGAGGCCCTTTGCGACGGGTGCGGCAGGTGCTGCCTGCATAAGCTGGAAGACGTTGATACCGGCGAGATTGCATATACCAGCGTGGCCTGCCGGTTTCTCGAGATTTCCAAATGCCGGTGTACCGCTTATGAGCACAGAAAATCCGCCAGAAAAGAATGCCTTTGCCTTACGCCGGAAAACATCTGCGAGATGACCTGGCTGCCAAAAACCTGCGCCTACCGGATGCTGTTTGAAAGACGGGATCTGGCCTCCTGGCATCCTCTTGTCACAGGCGATCCCGAATCCGTGCATACAGCCGGTATCTCCGTGCGCAATAAGGCCATCCCGGAAGATTGGATTAATCCGGACGATCTGGAAACCTATGTTATTGAACAAGACCTGGCCGAATCGCCGGGCAATTTAAGGAAAAACCAATGCAACAACCCCTGCCTGAAAAAATAA
- a CDS encoding MFS transporter has protein sequence MQKYILFTVLSAIFIVFVGMGIIVPILPIYAAELGATGFALGVIVAAFALSGGLLQPFVGSFSDRHGKKGFLITGLLIFGLTGYTYTLASSVGHMVLIRTLHGAGSAMIVPIAMAYMTEISAGKNVGRYMGMLNIAIFSGIGAGPVLGGFFLDLWGRNSAFYTMALLSFLAAALVALVLPGRDSLTIEEEQGSMLSVFARMLHHRKVMGILLARMATMIIMVPTFAFLPLLMTRHMTASGTEIGMVIASRTIVNALFQMPFGSLADRYNKNRLLLLGSTIISIGIFSVPFAVSFVTLLLLFALIGLGEAISWPAMGALAAEEGHLYGQGSMMGVFNTAMNTGIFVGAMGVGALVDVLGIAWAFYLVAGFLFSSAIIAAAMIRPRKKTCISTGDKS, from the coding sequence ATGCAGAAATACATTCTTTTTACGGTGCTGTCGGCCATATTCATTGTTTTTGTGGGCATGGGCATCATCGTACCCATTCTGCCCATATATGCGGCCGAACTCGGGGCCACCGGGTTTGCCCTGGGGGTTATCGTGGCCGCCTTTGCCTTAAGCGGCGGTTTGCTGCAACCCTTTGTGGGCAGCTTCTCGGACCGGCACGGCAAAAAAGGATTTCTGATCACCGGGCTTTTGATATTCGGACTCACCGGCTACACCTATACCCTGGCCTCATCCGTGGGACACATGGTGCTGATCCGCACCCTGCACGGGGCCGGATCAGCCATGATCGTTCCCATTGCCATGGCTTACATGACCGAAATTTCCGCCGGAAAAAACGTGGGCCGCTACATGGGCATGCTCAATATCGCCATTTTTTCCGGAATCGGCGCCGGACCGGTGCTGGGCGGTTTTTTCCTGGACCTGTGGGGCAGAAATTCGGCCTTTTACACCATGGCCCTGCTCAGCTTTCTGGCCGCAGCCCTGGTGGCGCTCGTCCTTCCCGGCCGCGATTCCCTGACCATAGAGGAAGAACAGGGCTCCATGCTTTCGGTGTTTGCCCGCATGCTCCACCACCGGAAGGTCATGGGCATCCTGCTGGCCAGAATGGCCACCATGATCATCATGGTGCCCACCTTCGCGTTTCTGCCGCTTCTGATGACCCGCCACATGACAGCCAGCGGCACGGAAATCGGCATGGTCATTGCCAGCCGCACCATTGTCAATGCCCTGTTTCAGATGCCTTTTGGCAGCCTGGCCGACCGGTACAACAAAAACCGGCTTCTGCTTTTGGGAAGTACCATCATCAGTATCGGCATTTTCTCGGTTCCGTTTGCCGTCAGCTTTGTCACACTTTTGCTTTTGTTCGCGCTTATCGGCCTGGGCGAGGCCATTTCATGGCCGGCCATGGGCGCCCTGGCCGCGGAAGAAGGCCATCTCTACGGGCAGGGTTCCATGATGGGGGTGTTTAATACCGCCATGAACACCGGGATTTTTGTGGGCGCCATGGGAGTGGGCGCCCTGGTGGATGTGCTGGGCATTGCCTGGGCGTTTTACCTGGTGGCGGGATTTTTGTTTTCCAGCGCAATCATTGCCGCTGCCATGATCCGCCCCCGGAAAAAGACCTGTATTTCTACAGGCGATAAATCGTAG
- a CDS encoding sigma 54-interacting transcriptional regulator, whose product MSCKTFFPESDKASGCEAILSLAALFEGEFNIDWLQDLSGHKASAIFAALDWGVEKKWLARSSPGDFYFLDYQVQQEFRAQLPFEQSKRLHGHIAEMLSRNLVRGRDKTLRVAWHLLHVANDHDGCRVLIENGDIHRRQFQDEQARHYYDKAIEDLRRIPGPEADALFVKATLQYARVSTDSDNPARVIDILKEAIARAEAIGSQQSAGFLRMHLGKSEWLRSRYQPALDHFQSGWELTRSIDDPSIQKSVSIFGMFYHYWSGRYRDVVGIYETLVPDVEDRFPKGRLPLLAALTAGVCLGHTGLYSQALGMLHAIREHGRSLGNLSISGLAGVSMGYLLLELHRPEDAIETINNSWEEIEKSKSLYARLGGLALLGYGYHLAGRSDKAVSCIRQYLDDSRKSAMTVKYSAVMLLIGQAAAEGTFPRMEGLDLDEEIRYSIESGNLLMRGVACRHKALMLRNSGFSGKPVLDLISRSISDLETCGHRIERARSMVEAAREYIRMGDEKMAMEYAQPAARELFSFNETLVPDDIRPLVRNLRYGESLLEEILQLSQELTSIRDFRALLRRIISAANRITGAERGAIFIPEDQYRRKPVLKAAKNLTTKDVTGDDFRPSMRVIGQTVETGRGRIMELDTTNSDRPATGSAIRSCICVPLKIRNQLIGVLYHDNRLFRSAFKETDLEVLQYFAAQAAIAMDNAEAWETLRGLYEQKQLEKEHYEKEYLETIHFDDFVGKSPAIQAVFRQARQAAPTDTTVLIFGQTGVGKELVARSIHRHSLRSDKPFIRVHCSALPENLIASELFGHEKGAFTGAVSRQIGRFELANGGTLFLDEIGDISMEVQVKLLRVLQSHEFERVGGSRVLKSDFRLIAATNRDLAREVEAGRFRRDLYYRLNVFPIQVPRLCRRKEDIPLLAEYFLGVYANKCNKNLETIPSMEMEKLMAYDWPGNVRELENVIERGVILSSGSFYQVPDLGKDHAPPDPEMVTLRENERRHILRVLAQTRGKVAGAGGAAEILDIHPNTLFSRMKKLGISRKSTFAAETKPGPAFLADTGEGANS is encoded by the coding sequence ATGAGCTGCAAAACATTTTTCCCGGAATCGGATAAGGCTTCAGGATGTGAAGCCATTTTGTCTTTGGCGGCCCTGTTTGAAGGCGAGTTCAACATTGACTGGCTCCAGGATTTGTCGGGTCACAAGGCATCTGCGATTTTTGCCGCCCTGGATTGGGGTGTGGAGAAAAAATGGCTTGCCCGGAGCAGTCCGGGTGATTTTTACTTTCTGGATTATCAGGTGCAGCAGGAATTCAGGGCGCAATTGCCATTTGAGCAATCAAAGCGCCTGCATGGGCATATTGCAGAAATGCTGAGCAGAAACCTTGTCCGCGGCAGGGACAAAACCCTGCGGGTGGCCTGGCACCTTCTCCATGTGGCCAATGATCATGACGGGTGCCGGGTGTTGATCGAAAACGGGGACATTCACCGCCGTCAATTCCAGGATGAACAGGCCCGGCATTATTATGACAAAGCCATTGAGGATCTCCGGCGGATCCCCGGTCCTGAGGCGGATGCGCTTTTCGTTAAAGCCACCCTTCAATACGCCAGGGTTTCCACGGACAGCGACAATCCGGCCCGGGTGATTGACATTCTCAAAGAAGCCATTGCCAGGGCCGAAGCCATTGGCAGCCAGCAATCCGCGGGTTTTCTCAGGATGCACCTGGGCAAAAGCGAGTGGCTCCGTTCCCGTTATCAGCCGGCATTGGATCATTTCCAAAGCGGGTGGGAACTGACCCGCAGCATTGATGATCCTTCCATTCAAAAGTCGGTGAGCATCTTCGGGATGTTCTATCATTACTGGTCCGGCCGCTACCGGGATGTGGTGGGGATTTATGAAACCCTGGTGCCGGACGTGGAAGACCGGTTCCCGAAAGGACGGCTCCCGCTTCTGGCCGCCCTGACCGCCGGGGTCTGTCTGGGCCATACAGGGCTTTATTCCCAGGCCCTGGGAATGCTGCATGCCATCCGGGAGCATGGCCGCAGTCTCGGCAACCTGTCCATATCCGGCCTGGCCGGGGTTTCCATGGGGTATCTGCTGCTGGAACTGCACCGGCCGGAGGATGCCATTGAAACCATTAACAACTCCTGGGAGGAAATCGAAAAGAGCAAAAGCCTGTATGCCCGGCTTGGCGGCCTGGCCCTGCTCGGCTACGGCTACCATCTGGCGGGCCGGTCCGATAAGGCTGTTTCCTGCATTCGGCAGTATCTTGATGACAGCCGCAAGTCGGCCATGACAGTGAAATACAGCGCGGTCATGCTCCTGATCGGCCAGGCTGCGGCCGAGGGGACGTTTCCCCGCATGGAGGGCCTGGATCTGGACGAAGAGATCCGTTATTCCATTGAAAGCGGAAACCTGCTCATGCGAGGGGTCGCTTGCCGCCACAAGGCCCTGATGCTTAGAAATTCCGGATTTTCCGGCAAGCCGGTGCTGGACCTGATCAGCCGTTCTATTTCAGACCTGGAAACCTGCGGGCACAGAATTGAGCGCGCCAGGTCCATGGTGGAAGCCGCCAGGGAATATATTCGGATGGGTGATGAGAAAATGGCCATGGAATATGCACAGCCTGCGGCCCGGGAGTTGTTTTCTTTCAATGAGACCCTTGTGCCCGATGATATCCGGCCCCTGGTCCGGAATTTGCGCTACGGGGAAAGCCTTCTTGAAGAAATTCTGCAGTTGAGCCAGGAGTTGACAAGCATCCGGGATTTTCGTGCGCTTTTGCGCAGAATCATTTCGGCTGCCAACCGGATTACCGGAGCCGAAAGGGGTGCCATATTCATCCCGGAGGATCAGTATCGCCGGAAACCGGTGTTAAAGGCTGCCAAAAATCTCACAACCAAAGACGTCACAGGAGATGACTTCAGGCCATCCATGCGGGTGATCGGCCAAACGGTGGAAACCGGCAGGGGCCGGATCATGGAGCTCGACACCACGAATTCGGACCGCCCGGCAACCGGCAGTGCCATCCGGTCCTGCATCTGCGTGCCATTGAAAATCCGCAATCAGTTGATCGGGGTTTTATATCACGACAACCGCCTTTTCCGGAGCGCATTCAAGGAAACGGATCTGGAGGTGCTGCAGTATTTTGCGGCCCAGGCCGCCATTGCCATGGACAATGCAGAGGCCTGGGAAACACTGCGGGGATTGTATGAACAAAAACAACTTGAAAAAGAGCATTACGAAAAAGAATACCTTGAAACCATCCATTTTGACGATTTTGTGGGCAAAAGCCCGGCCATTCAGGCCGTTTTTCGCCAGGCCCGGCAAGCAGCGCCAACCGATACGACGGTGCTGATTTTCGGACAGACAGGTGTGGGCAAGGAACTGGTGGCCCGGTCCATTCACCGCCACAGCCTTCGTTCGGACAAGCCCTTTATCCGGGTCCACTGCAGTGCGCTTCCGGAAAACCTGATTGCAAGCGAGCTTTTCGGGCATGAAAAGGGTGCGTTCACCGGGGCGGTTTCCAGGCAAATCGGCCGGTTCGAGCTGGCCAACGGCGGGACCCTGTTTCTGGATGAAATCGGCGATATTTCAATGGAGGTGCAGGTCAAGCTGCTGCGGGTGCTCCAGAGTCATGAATTTGAAAGGGTCGGCGGCAGCCGGGTGTTGAAATCCGATTTCCGGCTGATTGCCGCCACCAACCGGGATCTGGCCCGGGAGGTGGAGGCGGGCCGCTTCCGCCGGGATTTGTATTATCGCTTAAACGTGTTTCCCATCCAGGTGCCCCGGCTTTGCCGCAGAAAAGAGGACATCCCGCTGCTGGCCGAGTATTTTCTCGGGGTGTATGCCAATAAGTGCAACAAGAACCTGGAAACCATACCTTCTATGGAAATGGAAAAGCTCATGGCCTATGACTGGCCCGGCAATGTCCGGGAGCTGGAAAATGTCATTGAAAGGGGTGTGATCCTCAGCAGCGGGTCGTTTTACCAGGTTCCGGATCTCGGCAAAGACCACGCTCCCCCGGACCCGGAAATGGTTACACTGCGGGAAAACGAACGCCGTCATATTCTTCGGGTGTTGGCGCAAACCCGGGGAAAAGTGGCCGGAGCCGGAGGCGCTGCGGAGATTTTGGACATCCATCCCAATACCTTGTTTTCGCGCATGAAAAAGCTGGGCATCTCCCGGAAATCCACATTTGCCGCTGAAACCAAACCAGGCCCGGCTTTTTTGGCGGATACAGGAGAAGGCGCAAACTCATGA
- a CDS encoding AMP-binding protein, producing the protein MDRQTYLDELEKLWKDNWPAGMPRAVEYPLGEIPMSEYLRKQARQMPDKACIIYYGAEMTFAQLDDYSDRFAAWLAGQGLEKGDRVAVFMPNCPQFLIAFYGILKLGCIHVPVNPLFKETEFVYEIQDAGPRVIVALDLLYGVLAATREQTSLEVVLSTSLTDWLPETPAIAIPDLAKVPRQECPGSLDFMTVLNEETRPCPDVDIHLDDTAALNYTGGTTGMPKGCVHTHGDMLYTAACGSIFALGRPGGQDVMLNYLPVFWIAGEDAGVLSPVFSGVSEVLMVRWDAAAVLAAIEKYRASIIYGLVDNMAELMEHPDASATDFSSLRETLVSSFVKKLNKDYRQRWHALTGTVMRESSYGMTETHTLDTFTAGMQENDMDLAARPVFVGFPMPGTRFIVVDFATAKPLDLGQEGEILIQTPSLMKAYWKKPEATADQLKDGWLHTGDIGAIDEQGHLIYLGRSKEMLKVKGMSVFPSEVETLLGRHPGIAGSAVLGRPDADKGEVPVAFVQLNPDQTEALDETQLLSWCKQNMAAYKIPEIRIVNQLPLTATGKVQKEQLKDRL; encoded by the coding sequence ATGGACCGGCAGACTTATCTGGATGAACTGGAAAAGCTGTGGAAGGACAACTGGCCCGCGGGCATGCCACGGGCGGTGGAATATCCCCTGGGAGAAATCCCCATGTCCGAATATTTGCGTAAACAGGCCCGGCAGATGCCGGACAAGGCATGCATTATTTATTACGGGGCCGAAATGACCTTTGCCCAGCTCGATGACTACAGTGATCGGTTTGCCGCCTGGCTGGCCGGCCAGGGGTTGGAAAAAGGCGACCGGGTGGCGGTGTTTATGCCCAACTGCCCCCAGTTTTTAATTGCCTTTTACGGCATTCTCAAGCTGGGCTGCATCCACGTGCCGGTCAATCCCTTGTTTAAGGAGACCGAGTTTGTTTACGAGATTCAGGATGCCGGGCCAAGGGTTATCGTGGCCCTGGATCTGCTTTACGGGGTGCTGGCCGCAACCCGGGAGCAGACCAGTCTGGAAGTCGTGCTTTCCACCAGCTTGACCGACTGGCTGCCGGAGACACCGGCCATTGCAATTCCGGATCTGGCGAAGGTTCCCCGACAGGAGTGTCCCGGCTCCCTGGATTTTATGACTGTTTTAAATGAAGAAACCCGGCCCTGCCCGGATGTGGATATCCATCTTGACGATACGGCCGCGCTCAATTATACAGGCGGCACAACAGGCATGCCCAAGGGATGTGTGCACACCCACGGGGATATGCTCTACACAGCTGCATGCGGCTCCATTTTTGCCCTGGGCCGGCCCGGGGGCCAGGACGTGATGCTCAATTATCTGCCGGTGTTCTGGATTGCCGGCGAGGATGCCGGGGTGCTGTCTCCGGTGTTTTCCGGGGTGAGCGAGGTGCTCATGGTCCGGTGGGATGCTGCGGCCGTGCTGGCAGCCATTGAAAAATACAGGGCCTCAATCATTTACGGCCTGGTGGACAACATGGCAGAACTCATGGAGCATCCGGATGCGTCAGCCACGGATTTCTCGTCTTTGCGCGAAACCCTGGTTTCCTCTTTTGTGAAAAAACTCAACAAGGATTACCGGCAGCGGTGGCACGCGCTCACCGGCACGGTGATGCGCGAAAGCAGCTACGGCATGACCGAAACCCATACCCTGGACACCTTTACCGCGGGCATGCAGGAAAATGATATGGATCTGGCCGCCCGTCCGGTATTTGTGGGATTTCCCATGCCCGGGACCCGGTTTATAGTGGTGGATTTTGCCACGGCCAAACCCCTGGACCTGGGCCAGGAGGGCGAGATTCTCATCCAGACCCCTTCATTGATGAAGGCGTACTGGAAAAAGCCCGAAGCCACTGCTGACCAGCTCAAGGACGGCTGGCTGCACACTGGCGATATCGGGGCAATTGACGAGCAGGGGCATCTGATTTATCTGGGCCGCAGCAAGGAAATGCTCAAGGTCAAGGGCATGAGCGTGTTTCCATCAGAAGTGGAAACCCTGCTGGGCCGGCATCCCGGAATTGCCGGCAGTGCGGTGCTGGGCCGGCCGGATGCGGACAAAGGCGAGGTGCCTGTTGCCTTTGTCCAGCTCAATCCGGATCAGACCGAAGCCCTTGATGAGACACAGCTGCTTTCCTGGTGCAAGCAGAACATGGCCGCTTACAAGATCCCGGAAATCCGGATCGTGAATCAATTGCCCCTGACCGCCACGGGCAAGGTGCAAAAGGAACAGCTAAAAGATAGATTATAA
- a CDS encoding carboxyl transferase domain-containing protein encodes MEKILVANRGEIAVRIIRAAAELRMGTVAVFSEDDQKCLHTRFADQSVPLQGLGAAAYLDADQIIAAARDNGCMAIAPGYGFLSESTQFAEKCQTAGIAFIGPTPESLELFGNKAMARQQAQKCDIALLPATHGPVTKDQAREFFKSLGDGAAVMIKALAGGGGRGMRAAYSLEDLDAAFDLCCSEAEAAFGCGDVYVEKLIADARHIEVQVIGDGRGGVSHLWERECTLQRRNQKLVEIAPAPGMDDSLRTRLTDAAVQLAQSVDYRSLGTFEFLVDAGPAAGSEPFYFLEVNPRLQVEHTVTEEITGVDLVRAQIEIARGRSLPDLGLEQDQISAPAGHAVQLRINMEEIAENGDITASAGILRVFEPPLGPGVRVDTFGYAGYEINPNFDSLLAKLICHSRSPEYADVLAKAYRALCEFRIEGVATNIGLLQNLVRHPDVVGNKVTTRFVETHLGRLIESAESGHRAHYFDQPEESPGSGKNAVQGDDANDVPENTEPCRVSMPGTVVKIEAAEGQVVHEKQIVAVIEAMKMQHAIEAGVSGVIRRICVRRGDTLAKGRALAWIEPSHVDAEQADAEKEVDLDHIRPDLAEVADRHRACMDEARPEAVEKRRKTGQRMARENIADLVDDDSFIEYGALAVAAQRRRRSLAELIKKSPADGLITGIGSVNGNRFDETKARCMVLAYDYTAMAGTQGAFNHQKTDRMLHLAEQWRLPVVLFAEGGGGRPGDVDAMELRVAGLDLDTFTRYAALSGLVPLVGIVSGYCFAGNATLLGCSDVIIATKNANIGMGGPAMIEGGGLGKCRPEQIGPASVQGPNGVIDILVQDEAEAVAAAKKYLSYFQGPVDDWQCADQRRLRRCVPENRLRAYNVSEIISLLADTDSVTELRSQYGTGIITALIRIQGRPFGLTANNCWHLGGAIDGDAADKAARFMKLCDAFDIPMVVLCDTPGFMVGPEAEKSAQVRRFARLFVTAAGATIPVFSVVLRKGYGLGAMAMVGGGYHRPVFNISWPTGEFGGMGLEGAVKLGFKKDLEAEKDPEKRQELYDSLVAMSYEHGKAINMASFLEIDDVIDPADTRHWIMRGLAAMPPEVARTGKKRPDIDTW; translated from the coding sequence ATGGAAAAGATATTGGTGGCCAACAGGGGCGAGATTGCCGTGCGCATCATCCGCGCGGCAGCAGAGCTGCGCATGGGAACTGTGGCGGTTTTCTCCGAAGATGACCAGAAATGCCTGCACACCCGGTTTGCGGATCAGAGCGTGCCCCTTCAGGGGCTGGGGGCAGCGGCTTATCTGGACGCAGATCAGATCATTGCCGCGGCCAGGGATAACGGGTGCATGGCCATTGCCCCGGGATACGGGTTTCTTTCCGAAAGCACCCAGTTTGCAGAAAAATGCCAAACCGCCGGCATCGCCTTTATCGGCCCCACGCCCGAAAGCCTGGAGCTGTTCGGCAATAAGGCCATGGCCCGGCAGCAGGCGCAAAAATGCGATATCGCCCTGCTGCCGGCAACACACGGACCGGTCACAAAAGATCAGGCCCGGGAGTTTTTCAAGTCCCTGGGAGACGGTGCCGCCGTGATGATCAAGGCCCTGGCCGGAGGCGGGGGCCGGGGTATGCGGGCGGCGTACAGCCTGGAAGATCTGGATGCGGCATTTGACCTGTGCTGTTCCGAGGCAGAGGCGGCTTTTGGCTGCGGGGATGTGTACGTGGAAAAGCTGATTGCCGATGCCCGTCACATCGAGGTTCAGGTCATTGGCGACGGCCGGGGCGGGGTTTCACATTTGTGGGAGCGGGAATGCACCCTGCAGCGCCGCAACCAGAAGCTTGTGGAAATCGCACCCGCCCCGGGCATGGACGACTCCCTGCGCACCCGCCTGACAGATGCGGCTGTGCAACTGGCCCAAAGCGTTGATTACAGGAGCCTGGGCACTTTTGAGTTTCTCGTGGATGCAGGGCCGGCAGCCGGCTCAGAGCCCTTTTATTTCCTTGAGGTCAATCCCCGGCTCCAGGTGGAGCACACGGTCACCGAGGAGATCACCGGCGTTGACCTGGTGCGTGCCCAGATTGAAATCGCCCGCGGCCGGAGCCTGCCGGATCTGGGACTGGAGCAGGATCAGATCAGCGCGCCTGCGGGCCATGCCGTGCAACTGCGCATCAATATGGAAGAAATCGCAGAAAACGGCGATATAACGGCTTCGGCCGGTATTCTGCGGGTGTTTGAACCGCCCCTGGGCCCCGGGGTAAGGGTGGATACCTTTGGTTATGCCGGCTATGAAATCAATCCCAACTTTGACTCTTTGCTGGCCAAGCTGATCTGCCACAGCCGCTCACCCGAATATGCCGATGTGCTGGCAAAAGCTTACAGGGCCCTGTGCGAGTTTCGCATCGAGGGAGTGGCCACCAATATCGGCCTGCTTCAGAACCTGGTCCGGCATCCGGATGTTGTGGGAAATAAGGTGACCACCCGGTTTGTGGAAACCCATTTGGGCCGGTTGATCGAATCGGCAGAAAGCGGCCACCGGGCGCATTATTTTGATCAGCCCGAAGAGAGCCCGGGCTCTGGGAAAAATGCGGTTCAGGGCGATGATGCCAATGACGTCCCGGAAAACACCGAGCCCTGCCGGGTGTCCATGCCCGGCACGGTGGTGAAAATCGAGGCGGCAGAAGGGCAGGTGGTGCATGAAAAACAGATCGTGGCCGTCATTGAGGCCATGAAAATGCAGCATGCCATCGAAGCCGGCGTCAGCGGCGTGATCCGGCGCATCTGTGTCAGGCGCGGCGACACCCTGGCCAAGGGCAGGGCGCTGGCCTGGATTGAACCAAGCCATGTGGATGCCGAGCAGGCGGATGCGGAAAAAGAGGTGGATCTGGACCATATCCGGCCGGATCTGGCCGAGGTTGCCGACCGGCACCGGGCCTGCATGGACGAAGCCCGGCCCGAAGCGGTTGAAAAGCGCAGAAAAACCGGGCAGCGCATGGCCAGGGAAAATATTGCCGACCTGGTGGATGATGACAGCTTTATCGAGTACGGCGCCCTGGCGGTGGCCGCCCAGCGCCGGCGGCGGTCTTTGGCGGAACTGATCAAAAAAAGCCCGGCAGACGGGTTGATCACCGGAATCGGATCGGTTAACGGAAATCGGTTTGACGAGACAAAGGCCCGGTGCATGGTGCTGGCCTATGATTACACGGCCATGGCCGGCACCCAGGGGGCGTTTAATCACCAGAAAACCGACCGCATGCTGCATCTGGCAGAGCAATGGCGCCTGCCGGTGGTGCTTTTTGCCGAAGGCGGCGGGGGGCGGCCCGGGGATGTGGACGCCATGGAGCTGCGGGTGGCCGGACTGGACCTGGATACTTTCACCCGGTATGCCGCCTTAAGCGGGTTGGTGCCCCTGGTGGGAATCGTTTCCGGGTACTGTTTTGCCGGAAACGCGACTTTGCTGGGCTGCAGCGACGTGATTATTGCCACGAAAAACGCCAACATCGGCATGGGCGGACCCGCCATGATCGAAGGCGGCGGCCTGGGCAAATGCCGGCCCGAGCAGATCGGTCCCGCCAGCGTGCAGGGACCCAACGGGGTTATTGACATCCTTGTGCAAGACGAGGCCGAAGCCGTGGCTGCGGCCAAAAAATACCTTTCCTATTTCCAGGGTCCGGTGGACGACTGGCAGTGTGCAGATCAGCGCAGGCTGCGCCGGTGTGTTCCGGAAAACCGGCTCAGGGCCTATAATGTCTCGGAAATTATTTCGCTTCTGGCGGATACAGACTCTGTTACCGAACTTCGCAGTCAGTACGGCACAGGCATTATCACCGCCCTGATCCGTATCCAGGGCCGGCCCTTCGGCCTGACAGCCAACAACTGCTGGCACCTGGGCGGGGCCATTGACGGGGATGCCGCAGACAAGGCCGCCCGGTTTATGAAGTTGTGCGACGCATTTGACATTCCCATGGTGGTGCTCTGCGACACCCCGGGTTTCATGGTGGGCCCGGAAGCCGAAAAAAGCGCCCAGGTGCGGCGCTTTGCCCGGTTGTTTGTGACTGCGGCCGGCGCCACCATCCCGGTGTTTTCCGTGGTTTTGCGCAAGGGATACGGCCTGGGCGCCATGGCCATGGTGGGCGGCGGCTATCACCGGCCGGTGTTCAACATCTCCTGGCCCACGGGCGAATTCGGCGGCATGGGCCTGGAAGGAGCGGTGAAACTGGGTTTTAAAAAGGACCTGGAGGCGGAAAAAGACCCGGAAAAGCGCCAGGAGTTATACGATTCCCTGGTGGCCATGTCCTATGAGCACGGAAAGGCCATCAACATGGCCTCATTTCTGGAAATCGACGATGTGATCGATCCTGCAGATACCCGGCACTGGATCATGCGCGGCCTTGCCGCCATGCCCCCGGAAGTCGCCCGGACCGGCAAAAAACGGCCGGATATTGATACATGGTAG
- a CDS encoding 4'-phosphopantetheinyl transferase family protein, with the protein MSELPETMKILEAGGAALWQAPLDLGRQQTGRLEKLLSKEEIARARRFLSEAHRRRFIAAHGILRQILSGLTGICPNHLVFENQGRGKPTLKNDLPFDFFCFNLSHSCEMMLLGVCLKGPVGVDVESITPRADIFGLADRFFFPGEVRAIRSLSPEPAKMLFYRYWTLKEAYLKATGEGIARLGDIEIRHQAGGGYGIIDRGCCMDEKWRIMPIDIRSGYTGAFAVAARSAGFDMTRITAVCYHP; encoded by the coding sequence ATGTCCGAATTGCCGGAGACCATGAAAATCCTTGAGGCCGGGGGCGCCGCCCTGTGGCAGGCGCCCCTGGATCTCGGCCGGCAGCAGACCGGCCGGCTGGAAAAACTGCTTTCCAAAGAAGAAATCGCCAGGGCCCGGCGGTTTTTGTCTGAAGCCCACAGGCGCCGTTTTATTGCCGCCCATGGCATTTTGCGGCAGATTCTGAGCGGTCTCACCGGCATTTGTCCAAATCATCTGGTATTTGAAAATCAGGGTCGGGGCAAGCCGACCCTGAAAAATGACCTGCCTTTTGATTTTTTTTGTTTTAATCTGTCCCACTCCTGTGAGATGATGCTGCTGGGCGTTTGTCTCAAAGGCCCGGTTGGCGTGGATGTTGAGTCCATAACTCCCAGGGCCGATATCTTCGGACTGGCGGATCGCTTCTTTTTTCCGGGCGAAGTCCGTGCCATCCGCAGCCTGTCCCCGGAGCCGGCCAAAATGCTTTTTTACCGGTACTGGACCCTTAAGGAGGCTTATTTGAAGGCCACCGGCGAGGGGATTGCCCGGCTCGGCGATATTGAGATCCGGCATCAGGCCGGCGGGGGCTACGGGATTATCGACCGCGGCTGCTGCATGGATGAAAAATGGCGGATTATGCCGATTGACATCCGGTCCGGATATACAGGGGCTTTTGCCGTGGCAGCCCGAAGCGCGGGTTTTGACATGACCCGGATTACAGCTGTCTGCTACCATCCATAA